A DNA window from Naumovozyma dairenensis CBS 421 chromosome 8, complete genome contains the following coding sequences:
- the DON1 gene encoding Don1p (similar to Saccharomyces cerevisiae DON1 (YDR273W) and CUE5 (YOR042W); ancestral locus Anc_5.638), which yields MNMFEVLNTEDETTVSSDKEPNLEDVRENDSTISSIEDKVTVTCANNEIGNWNSENKENEPRLSSRIGMLAGTEKLQALRSKEKELEASSSNIELISQYIKVPLQSNKTNIINKRSKSNEEIVQEDSKKISSEAEKHTECQITSILEEEHGFDVKGKKEQVQDNLQNIEIHKDLDGSSRIEQNKNTIKEKFQEERQKSNASSRKPSSSISQLDNKKNKRKTKGKKEKNEKVDIVSNISQTELNVTTRTDSKSIKTLINYYELSSEKSNVEGTADSKVEKTQVDDEKRDVSFSFKEPELFIKKVTITELSNQIEKLESYQRCKDSYPNISSNVIKALILASKKDVTFSLLNSLLFLVNLEKNKDIPLLLVSLEESDFFRSLKEMNDTTIIKTKTSELSPEKTVEVSEKQDLIIGVNIEEGGPPELDTKKEEKISAKDLRSQNDSKDKQAVLGTSDTVTTEITNDKEEKVGICWHILDEENKKKEQTTAQPFDKCNGFGVEKVLEGPDEGEITEVPIKKESLKDEKQLPEEISEYDPEERKEVFATGKTKVDTELTCSKQDNISFKGTKASEEESANREKDKSDDTEERKDMENEKGNSQEILGFKEVKEVTNKIIDKEEGNEDSEAERKEEKEPSLSGKKGEFLTQSLLEDIGKLGKGSVYANL from the coding sequence ATGAACATGTTTGAAGTGTTAAATACAGAAGATGAAACTACGGTTTCCAGTGATAAAGAACCAAACTTAGAAGACGTTAGAGAAAATGACTCGACTATCAGCAGCATTGAGGATAAGGTTACTGTAACTTGCgctaataatgaaattggtAATTGGAATTcagaaaacaaagaaaacgAACCTCGTCTTTCAAGTAGAATAGGAATGTTAGCTGGCACTGAAAAGCTGCAAGCATTAAGAAGTAAAGAGAAAGAGTTAGAGGCTTCCTCTAGTAACATTGAACTTATTTCACAATATATTAAAGTACCTCTTCAATCtaataaaacaaatattatcaataaacGTTCTAAAagtaatgaagaaattgttcAAGAAGATtcgaaaaaaatatcttctGAAGCTGAAAAACACACTGAGTGCCAAATTACTTCCATTTTAGAAGAGGAACATGGATTTGATgtaaaaggaaagaaagaGCAAGTGCAAGACAACTTACAAAATATAGAGATTCATAAGGATTTAGATGGATCTTCCAGAATTGAGCAAAATAAGAATacaataaaagaaaaattccaaGAGGAAAGACAGAAATCAAACGCAAGTTCAAGAAAGCCCAGTAGTTCGATTTCACaattagataataaaaagaataaaagaaaaaccaaagggaaaaaagagaagaatgAAAAAGTTGACATTGTTTCAAACATCTCACAAACAGAATTAAATGTGACTACTCGTACTGATTCCAAAAGTATTAAAACTTTAATAAACTATTATGAACTTTCATCTGAAAAATCTAATGTGGAAGGAACAGCAGATTcaaaagttgaaaaaacACAAGTTGACGATGAAAAGAGAGATGTTTCTTTTAGTTTTAAGGAACCAGAGcttttcattaaaaaagTGACCATAACAGAGTTATCAAACCAAATTGAGAAATTGGAATCCTATCAAAGATGTAAAGACTCGtatccaaatatttctaGTAATGTAATTAAGGCATTGATATTAGCATCTAAAAAAGACGTCACATTCtctttattgaattcacttttatttttagtaAATTTAGAGAAAAACAAAGATATACCCCTATTGTTAGTTTCACTGGAAGAAAGTGATTTCTTTAGGTCACTAAAAGAAATGAATGACACAACAATTATTAAGACAAAAACCTCTGAATTATCTCCTGAAAAGACAGTAGAGGTATCTGAGAAGCAAGATTTAATAATTGGTGTAAATATAGAAGAAGGAGGTCCTCCTGAACTTGATActaaaaaggaagaaaaaatttcagCGAAAGATCTGCGCTCTCAAAATGACAGTAAGGATAAACAGGCAGTATTGGGTACGTCAGATACAGTTACTACTGAAATTACcaatgataaagaagaaaaggtGGGGATTTGTTGGCATATTCTCGATGAggagaataaaaaaaaggaacaaACTACAGCTCAACCTTTTGATAAATGTAACGGTTTCGGGGTAGAAAAGGTTCTAGAAGGTCCAGACGAAGGCGAAATTACTGAAGTTccaataaagaaagaatcattaaaaGACGAAAAACAGTTGCCCGAGGAAATTTCGGAATATGATCCTGAAGAAAGGAAGGAAGTTTTTGCTACAGGTAAGACAAAAGTCGATACTGAACTAACCTGTAGTAAACAAGACAATATAAGTTTCAAAGGTACTAAAGCTAGCGAAGAAGAAAGTGCCAATAGGGAGAAAGATAAATCTGATGATACCGAGGAAAGGAAAGATATGGAAAATGAGAAAGGTAATTCTCAAGAAATACTAGGCTTCAAGGAAGTTAAAGAAGTAActaataaaattattgataagGAAGAGGGTAATGAAGATTCTGAAGCAGAAcgaaaggaagaaaaagaacCTTCTTTGTCAGGAAAAAAAGGTGAGTTTCTTACCCAAAGCTTATTAGAAGATATTGGCAAACTTGGTAAAGGTAGTGTTTATGCAAACCTTTAG
- the CCC2 gene encoding Cu(2+)-transporting P-type ATPase CCC2 (similar to Saccharomyces cerevisiae CCC2 (YDR270W); ancestral locus Anc_5.636), translated as MYEGGEEEASLVVQGMTCSACTNAILTQLKNLAGVKDCNVSLVTGECHVLFKADENGTNVETIKETIEDCGFGCQIVWSRPVIKHTVSDNNMLEKKGYIAVKGMTCSACVNAITQQVSQIKGVEKCEVSLMMSNCEVIYDDNKISIDTIAETIEDCGFDAMILNSCDYVKKNDKDSNDSSNPIKNVTLTILAPANNDIETFISTSTSTSTSTSTSTSTSRSSSIQSSEFDSEKFKALENKEIQGIISTDLTNLQIGSISIQYDERKIGTRDILAHIKEMGYEVSLDSLELDTAIQIELLTKGYEISFWKSNCIKACIAAIFTMILYMGIPMAFPIVMSNHIFPYKETSFIKGLFYRDIIGFIITTYVLVRLGSYFYKAAWNSLRHKSGTMDTLIALSTFFAYTFSIYSIIHTIKINSTNEMSSILPNVVFDTSVMLIAFISLGKFLENKAKAQTSSALSKLISLTPSECIILKDKNDFNSLHIEIPTTLLQINDTVEIKPGMKIPADGILIKGETEVDESLMTGESILIHKQKGSKIIAGSLNGPGHFYFQTTNVGNDTKLSHIIQTMKTAQLNQAPIQRYADYLASIFVPTILLLALLTFLVWSILANKLENPPPMFTDMANKGKFYMCLQMATSVIVVACPCALGLATPTAIMVGTGVGAQYGILIKGGDVLEKFNKIETIVFDKTGTLTTGLMKVNNFIIFNSGYLTNEAILQLVGAVESLSEHPTAKAILNYCTEFSNFGKGNNFVDIMSNEIIMGKGIKCRCKLGDVTHEVIVGQKSILPKSISIENENTDTNDGFTISFVSIDDILIGKFEISDTVKTDSFETVQLLSNLGYSIYMVTGDSHGAAMKIAESVGINYQNVYSEITPDGKCNIVEQLKQEIGGEKVAFVGDGINDAPVLVTSTLGIALSSGTEIAMDAADLVILNEGYGETEEQEEPHERKEEPTLKKLIYALDICQKTYSRIKWNLFWALCYNIFMIPIAMGILVPWGITLHPMIAGLAMALSSVSVVLNSLRLKNWKPPIVDPMIGYEEEPIINTSFWSKIFPSYARLRTNDDTNYDLELQAARVNTYS; from the coding sequence ATGTATGAAGGAGGAGAAGAAGAGGCATCGCTGGTCGTGCAAGGAATGACTTGCTCCGCTTGTACTAATGCCATCTTGACTCAGTTGAAGAATTTGGCAGGTGTTAAAGATTGTAATGTTTCGTTGGTCACTGGTGAATGTCATGTCCTATTCAAAGCGGATGAAAATGGGACTAATGTTGAGACCATTAAGGAGACTATAGAAGATTGCGGGTTTGGTTGTCAAATCGTTTGGTCTCGTCCGGTTATTAAGCATACAGTctctgataataatatgttagaaaaaaaagggTATATTGCAGTCAAAGGTATGACTTGTTCCGCATGTGTGAATGCTATAACGCAGCAAGTGTCTCAGATTAAAGGCGTTGAGAAATGTGAAGTTTCGCTCATGATGAGTAATTGTGAAGTTAtatatgatgataataagatCTCCATAGATACGATTGCCGAAACCATTGAAGATTGCGGATTTGATGCCATGATCTTGAATTCATGTGATTatgttaaaaaaaatgataaagataGCAACGATTCTTCTAAtccaataaaaaatgtCACTTTAACTATCTTGGCACCAgctaataatgatatagaAACTTTCATTTCCACTTCTACTTCCACTTCCACATCTACTTCTACTTCAACCTCTACTTCAAGATCCAGTAGCATACAAAGTTCAGAATTTGATTCAGAAAAGTTTAAAGCTctggaaaataaagaaattcaagGTATTATATCCACTGATTTAACAAATTTACAAATTGGTTCTATTTCCATTCAATATGATGAAAGGAAAATTGGTACTCGTGACATACTTGCACATATCAAAGAAATGGGTTACGAAGTATCATTGGATTCATTAGAATTAGATACAGCCATTCagattgaattattaactaAAGGTTATGAAATTAGTTTTTGGAAATCAAATTGTATTAAAGCTTGTATAGCTGCTATATTCACCATGATTTTATATATGGGGATCCCCATGGCTTTCCCCATAGTAATGTCTAATCATATTTTCCCTTATAAGGAGACATCGTTTATTAAAGGATTATTCTATAGGGATATTATTGGGTTTATTATAACCACCTATGTTCTTGTTCGTTTGGGATCATACTTTTACAAGGCAGCTTGGAATTCATTGAGACATAAATCAGGAACAATGGACACTTTAATAGCTTTATCTACCTTTTTCGCTTAcacattttcaatttattccaTTATACACACAATCAAGATCAACTCTACAAACGAAATGTCCTCGATATTACCAAATGTTGTCTTCGATACTTCAGTCATGTTAATTGCCTTCATATCTTTAGGGAAATTTTTGGAGAACAAGGCAAAGGCACAAACATCTTCAGCTTTATCGAAATTGATATCATTGACCCCTTCAGAATGTATAATCCTTAAAGATAAAAACGATTTCAATTCACTACATATTGAAATACCAACAACTCTATTACAAATAAATGATACTGTAGAAATTAAACCAGGTATGAAAATACCAGCAGACGGTATTTTAATCAAAGGTGAAACAGAAGTTGATGAATCCTTAATGACAGGAGAATCCATTTTGATACATAAGCAAAAGGGTAGTAAAATAATAGCAGGTTCATTAAATGGTCCTGgacatttttatttccaaACTACTAATGTCGGTAATGATACTAAATTATCACATATCATTCAAACAATGAAAACAGCTCAATTAAACCAAGCACCAATTCAAAGATATGCTGATTATTTAGCATCCATTTTTGTTCCAACAATCTTGTTGCTAGCTTTATTGACTTTCCTCGTTTGGTCCATATTAGCCAACAAATTAGAAAATCCACCTCCAATGTTTACAGATATGGCAAACAAGGGTAAATTTTATATGTGTCTTCAAATGGCTACTTCCGTTATTGTGGTAGCATGTCCATGTGCCTTAGGATTGGCAACACCTACAGCTATAATGGTAGGAACCGGTGTTGGCGCTCAATATGGTATCTTAATTAAAGGTGGTGATGTCttggaaaaatttaataagaTTGAAACCATCGTATTTGATAAGACGGGAACTTTAACGACAGGGTTAATGAAAGTtaacaattttattatatttaattcagGTTATCTTACAAATGAAGCAATACTTCAGTTAGTTGGAGCAGTAGAATCATTGAGTGAACATCCAACTGCTAAAGCTATCCTAAATTATTGTACTGAATTCTCGAATTTTGGTAAAGGTAATAATTTCGTTGATATAATGAgtaatgaaattatcatGGGTAAAGGTATTAAATGTCGTTGTAAATTAGGTGATGTTACTCATGAAGTTATTGTAGGtcaaaaatcaatattGCCTAAATCtatttcaattgaaaatgaaaataccGATACTAATGATGGGTTCACGATTTCGTTCGTATcaattgatgatatattaataggtaaatttgaaatatcagACACTGTTAAGACGGATTCATTTGAGACGGTACAATTGTTATCTAATCTTGGTTATAGTATTTATATGGTTACTGGTGATTCTCATGGTGCAGCAATGAAAATTGCGGAAAGTGTTGGGATTAATTACCAAAACGTTTATAGTGAAATTACGCCTGATGGGAAATGTAATATAGTGGAACAAttaaaacaagaaattggTGGTGAAAAAGTTGCATTTGTAGGAGATGGTATAAATGATGCACCAGTCCTTGTTACCAGTACATTAGGTATTGCACTTTCTTCAGGGACTGAGATTGCTATGGATGCTGCTGATCTTGTTATATTGAACGAAGGCTACGGAGAAActgaagaacaagaagaaccACATGAAAGAAAGGAAGAAccaactttgaaaaaattaatatatgCTTTAGATATATGCCAAAAGACATATTCGAGAATTAAATGGAATTTATTTTGGGCATTAtgttataatatattcatgaTACCGATAGCTATGGGTATCTTAGTTCCATGGGGTATAACTTTACATCCAATGATAGCAGGTTTGGCAATGGCTTTAAGTTCTGTGAGTGTTGtgttaaattcattaagattgaaaaattggaaacCTCCCATTGTAGATCCAATGATTGGGTATGAAGAAGAACCAATTATAAATACTTCATTTTGGTCAAAAATTTTTCCTAGTTATGCTAGATTACGCacaaatgatgatactaaCTACGACTTAGAACTCCAAGCAGCAAGAGTAAACACATAttcttaa
- the MSW1 gene encoding tryptophan--tRNA ligase MSW1 (similar to Saccharomyces cerevisiae MSW1 (YDR268W); ancestral locus Anc_5.633), translated as MLQRNTPRSLIRSNHLKTFARGIKSTVQNTDYKLQQDDIPQDGTIFSMIQPTGMFHLGNYLGATRVWSDICNLKTSVSLKDSPKLIFGVADLHAITVPKPHPNSTQLRKYRHEAIASILAVGVDPKKAIIMYQSSIPEHTQLHWILSTIASMGYLNRMTQWKSKSKAESTADTNVRLGLFSYPILQAADILLYKSTHVPVGDDQAQHLELCRSLAVQFNKMYRTKIFPIPRTILAPTKKILSLKSSEKKMSKSDPNHDSVIFMNETSDEISRKIKSALTDSIVDHFEYDPENRPSVSNLINILSGIQRKSIEEVDQEISCMNNYKSFKNHITEVLVEGLKGPRLRFEQLMKDPAYLETVLEQGTQGIGKGNSTGDHR; from the coding sequence atgtTGCAAAGAAACACTCCACGGTCACTTATTAGATCCAATCACCTCAAAACTTTTGCTCGAGGAATTAAATCTACTGTTCAAAACACAGATTATAAACTACAGCAAGATGACATTCCACAAGATGGTACCATATTTAGTATGATTCAACCCACTGGGATGTTCCATTTAGGCAACTACCTAGGAGCCACTCGAGTTTGGAGTGACATATGTAATTTGAAAACGTCTGTATCCCTAAAGGACTCACCTAAATTGATATTTGGCGTTGCAGACCTTCATGCAATCACAGTCCCCAAGCCCCACCCTAATTCTACACAATTACGAAAATACAGACATGAAGCAATTGCTAGTATTCTTGCAGTGGGAGTGGACCCCAAGAAAGCGATAATAATGTACCAATCTAGTATTCCTGAACATACACAATTACATTGGATATTATCTACCATTGCCTCGATGGGATATTTAAATCGAATGACACAATGGAAATCTAAATCCAAAGCAGAATCTACAGCGGACACGAATGTAAGATTAGgattattttcatatcCAATTTTACAAGCTGCAGAtatcttattatataaatctACACATGTTCCAGTGGGTGATGATCAAGCTCAACATTTGGAACTTTGTAGGAGTCTAGCTGTACAATTCAATAAGATGTATCGTACTAAGATTTTCCCTATTCCTAGGACCATATTGGCACCAAcgaagaagatattgagTTTGAAATCGAGTGAGAAGAAAATGTCCAAAAGTGATCCTAATCATGATTCTGTAATTTTCATGAATGAAACATCGGATGAGATTTCTAGGAAGATTAAGTCCGCGTTGACGGATAGTATTGTTGATCATTTTGAGTATGATCCTGAGAATAGACCGTCTGTGTCCAATTTGATCAATATCTTGAGTGGTATTCAAAGGAAGTCGATAGAAGAGGTTGATCAAGAGATAAGCTGTAtgaataattataaaaGTTTTAAGAATCATATTACCGAAGTGTTAGTGGAGGGATTGAAAGGACCAAGGTTAAGATTTGAACAGTTGATGAAAGATCCGGCGTATTTAGAGACGGTATTAGAGCAAGGCACACAGGGGATAGGCAAGGGAAATAGCACAGGTGACCATAGatga
- the CIA1 gene encoding iron-sulfur cluster assembly protein CIA1 (similar to Saccharomyces cerevisiae CIA1 (YDR267C); ancestral locus Anc_5.631) codes for MSLKLVKSLKLQNDKLWSLDFAHGLLATGSTDRKIKIISVKDKDHVKLVDVLDDTVHKKAIRSVAWRPHSNLLAAGSFDSTVSIWSKESFDDLEIEDDDEETNDSTAATDERTLEMDLLAIIEGHENEVKGIAWSHDGYLLATCSRDKSVWIWETDETGEEYECVSVLQEHSQDVKHVVWHPTLPLLASSSYDDTIRLWKDYDDDWECAAVLNGHEGTVWCSDFEKMLDLTEETCNDRLRLCSASDDSTVRVWKYIADDEDGQQEWECEAILPAVHARQIYSVSWGPNGLIASTGSDGTLAIYKETENHDWEVIAKRELCHGVYEVNIVKWIDVNGKMLLATGGDDGCANLWSWDE; via the coding sequence atgtcattgaaattagtaaaatctttaaaattacaaaatgataaattatggTCATTAGATTTCGCCCATGGTTTATTAGCCACTGGTTCCACTGatagaaaaatcaaaattataagTGTGAAAGATAAAGATCATGTTAAATTGGTTGATGTCCTTGATGATACTGTTCATAAGAAGGCAATTAGATCTGTGGCTTGGAGACCACACTCTAATTTATTAGCTGCTGGTTCATTCGATTCTACAGTTTCCATCTGGTCTAAAGAATCTTTCgatgatttagaaattgaagatgatgatgaggaaaCTAATGATTCAACAGCGGCGACTGATGAACGCACTTTGGAAATGGACCTCTTGGCTATCATTGAAGGACATGAAAATGAAGTTAAGGGAATTGCCTGGTCTCATGATGGTTATTTGTTAGCTACATGTTCAAGAGATAAGAGTGTTTGGATTTGGGAAACTGATGAAACTGGGGAAGAATATGAATGTGTTAGTGTTTTACAAGAGCATTCTCAAGATGTGAAACACGTCGTATGGCATCCAACTTTGCCTCTACTTGCATCAAGTTCATATGATGATACCATTAGACTTTGGAaagattatgatgatgattggGAATGTGCAGCGGTTTTAAATGGCCACGAGGGGACCGTTTGGTGTTCTGATTTTGAGAAAATGCTAGATTTAACTGAAGAAACTTGTAATGATAGATTAAGACTATGTAGTGCAAGTGACGATTCTACTGTACGTGTTTGGAAATACATTGccgatgatgaagatggcCAACAAGAATGGGAATGTGAAGCTATCTTACCCGCGGTCCACGCTAGACAAATTTATAGTGTATCATGGGGCCCAAACGGGTTAATCGCTAGTACCGGTTCCGATGGTACATTAGCCATATATAAGGAAACTGAAAATCATGATTGGGAAGTGATTGCTAAACGTGAACTATGCCATGGTGTTTATGAAGTTAATATCGTAAAGTGGATAGATGTTAATGGCAAAATGCTACTGGCCACCGGAGGGGATGATGGTTGTGCAAACCTATGGAGTTGGGATGAATGA
- the HEL2 gene encoding E3 ubiquitin-protein ligase HEL2 (similar to Saccharomyces cerevisiae YDR266C; ancestral locus Anc_5.629): MSDNKDNSTSKKAQNKSANVKTSNSNNNKKKESNGKSKSNTNRRSGNKKDTSMNTPSVSKKKLEENNEEEEEYDGDDICLICASKMTYAALSPCHHKTCHRCSFRQRSLFEKKACLICRTENETLIFTENVTATYEDFINYKLDQFYAVNEKFGINFTSSEVAKATLDLLKYICPVCERNNKEIEDLGNAKKYNAHLKHAHNKCICTICVHNNHQFPRELKIYTQKQLQTHQSKGDTEGFKGHPLCAFCSGQRFYSDDELYVHMRNKHEKCHICDKVDYSTPQYFKDYDQLFEHFKNFHFICTFQTCLDNKFTVFKDEVELQAHILKEHGDVVRGKPKLFQSNLSTFMSTPSTVVRENGSLDFNNQPSLMSSPSLSSMSNDDDDDNDLPEMKQLRLEERAKYYLENDQNAFDTFLTYNTQYDKGYLSAQALLQSYKELFKTPQSDIYLLTKNLAKTYSKDSKKHKELYAIFEAHEQRMYIQNELPSLTNSSLSLSANKRWTGQGAAPRDARNMSLPTLERKSKSFDPFATTVKKTLAPRTVVRTVRTVNKSVGGPMGNRNNLGGSASLSSEVKEQSSYPSLSSLTTTTLPTKNVANAISFTSSSSNKSKTLRDLNLPQLPTPKPKVYIPPVKKTHVPDPKKWGGGIENTGTSLQSSLSTSSLPSLNSTVPKGRKAKQKQLLFHIGV; the protein is encoded by the coding sequence ATGTCAGATAATAAGGACAACTCAACAAGTAAAAAGGCTCAAAACAAGTCAGCAAATGTAAAGACATCtaacagcaacaacaacaagaaaaaagaatcAAATGGAAAATCCAAATCTAACACTAACCGCAGATCCGGAAATAAGAAAGACACGTCTATGAATACACCATCTGTctccaagaaaaaattagaagaaaataacgaagaagaagaagaatatgacGGTGACGATATATGTTTGATCTGTGCAAGCAAAATGACATACGCTGCTTTATCTCCTTGTCATCATAAGACGTGTCATAGGTGCTCATTTAGACAAAGATCTTTGTTCGAAAAGAAAGCTTGCTTAATATGTAGGACCGAGAATGAAACTTTGATCTTTACTGAGAATGTTACAGCTACTTATGAGGattttataaattataaACTTGATCAATTTTATGCAGTTAATGAGAAATTTGGTATTAATTTTACTTCTTCTGAAGTTGCGAAGGCTACTTTAGACCTACTAAAATACATATGCCCCGTTTGCGAAAGAAACAATaaggaaattgaagatCTTGGAAATGCCAAGAAATATAATGCTCATTTGAAACATGCTCATAATAAATGTATCTGTACGATTTGTGTTCACAATAATCACCAGTTCCCAagagaattgaaaatttataCTCAAAAGCAATTACAGACTCATCAATCTAAAGGGGACACTGAAGGGTTCAAAGGTCATCCCTTATGTGCATTTTGTTCAGGTCAAAGATTTTACTCAGATGATGAACTGTATGTTCATATGCGGAATAAGCATGAGAAGTGTCATATTTGTGATAAAGTAGATTATTCAACCCCtcaatatttcaaagattatGATCAACTGTTTGaacatttcaaaaacttcCATTTTATATGTACTTTCCAAACGTGTTTGGACAATAAATTTACTGTCTTTAAGGACGAAGTTGAATTACAAGCACATATTCTGAAGGAGCATGGTGATGTGGTAAGAGGGAAACCAAAATTATTTCAATCGAATTTATCAACCTTTATGTCTACGCCCTCCACTGTTGTTAGAGAGAACGGGTCATTAGACTTCAATAATCAACCAAGTTTGATGTCATCGCCATCTCTTTCAAGTATGAGTaacgatgacgatgatgacAATGACTTACCTGAAATGAAGCAATTAAGGTTAGAGGAAAGAGctaaatattatttagaaaatgaCCAAAATGCATTCGATACATTCTTAACATATAATACCCAATATGACAAGGGATACCTTTCTGCCCAAGCCTTATTACAATCATATAAGGAATTGTTCAAAACTCCCCAATCCgatatatatctattaACTAAAAATTTAGCCAAGACATATTCCAAAGACTCCAAAAAGCATAAGGAATTGTATGCGATCTTTGAAGCCCATGAACAAAGGATGTACattcaaaatgaattgCCATCACTAACTAATTCTTCGTTATCTTTATCAGCTAATAAGCGCTGGACCGGACAAGGTGCAGCACCAAGAGATGCTCGAAATATGTCTTTACCAACTTTGGAAAGGAAATCAAAATCGTTTGATCCATTTGCCACAACAGTAAAGAAAACATTAGCTCCCAGAACAGTTGTTAGAACCGTTCGCACTGTAAACAAATCAGTTGGAGGTCCTATGGGTAACAGAAATAACTTAGGTGGGTCAGCATCCTTATCTTCAGAAGTTAAAGAACAGTCTTCCTACCCATCCTTATCTTCCTTAACTACAACAACTCTTCCTACCAAAAATGTTGCCAATGCGATATCTTTTACTTCATCTTCTAGTAACAAATCAAAGACTCTGCGTGATCTAAATTTACCTCAATTACCTACTCCTAAACCTAAAGTATATATACCACCTGTAAAGAAAACTCACGTTCCAGACCCAAAGAAATGGGGTGGTGGGATCGAGAACACTGGGACATCTTTACAATCTTCACTATCGACG